One Miscanthus floridulus cultivar M001 chromosome 11, ASM1932011v1, whole genome shotgun sequence DNA window includes the following coding sequences:
- the LOC136494212 gene encoding rubisco accumulation factor 1, chloroplastic-like isoform X2, translating into MLSLSHPHPAASTTAPRRQRTPRAVAAATAVWRRRRASHIAASAILLPGGGSTGGGGGPGDRRLPFTPPPMAPPGQLYQPFHPPPSPLPPSLRNLDLTQRLQILRDRMGLWHEYAPLISSLSRDGFNPSSIQEATGISGVEQNCLVAAFPPDLLPYFDSYGGPDLLYELRFLNARQRADAARHAIDYRLEPKGVRELARAMKSFPRWRGEEGWEAFGRDSPADCLAYARFRQSREAIDVEDRIAELERALQVVETESGRARVELELERARKKAAGEVEGEEEEDPAASRPGVTVVRLQYGEVAEATTVFMLPVLRETDGVAAMESAPRRTKTDVDLGIVEVDKAWARWAVVPGWGAVAEAADDAVVIELADGRRLPWRTADEEPVLVIANRSKKEVVEQGIYIFEKEGRLVVERGKKLAEQGIAAAAAEVVIVVRPPKDEDGMMSDEEWD; encoded by the exons ATGCTGTCACTCTCCCATCCCCACCCCGCCGCGTCCACCACCGCGCCGCGCCGCCAGCGCACGccccgcgccgtcgccgccgctacTGCCGTGTGGCGCCGCCGTCGCGCCAGCCACATCGCCGCGAGCGCCATCCTGCTTCCGGGAGGCGGCAGcaccggcggcgggggcgggcCGGGCGACCGGAGGCTCCCCTTCACGCCGCCCCCCATGGCGCCGCCGGGCCAGCTCTACCAGCCGTTCCACCCGCCGCCGTCCCCTCTGCCGCCCAGCCTCCGCAACCTCGACCTCACCCAGCGCCTCCAGATCCTCCGCGACAGGATGGGCCTGTGGCACGAGTACGCGCCCCTCATCTCCTCGCTCTCCCGGGACGGCTTCAACCCGTCCTCCATCCAGGAGGCCACGGGCATCTCGGGCGTCGAGCAGAACTGCCTC GTCGCCGCGTTCCCGCCCGATCTGCTCCCGTACTTCGACTCCTACGGCGGGCCCGACCTCCTGTACGAGCTCCGCTTCCTGAACGCGCGCCAGCGCGCCGACGCCGCCAGGCACGCCATCGACTACAGGCTCGAGCCCAAGGGCGTGCGGGAGCTGGCTCGCGCCATGAAGAGCTTCCCGCGCTGGCGCGGGGAGGAAGGCTGGGAGGCCTTCGGGAGGGACTCCCCCGCCGACTGCCTCGCCTACGCGCGGTTCCGCCAGTCGCGGGAGGCCATCGACGTGGAGGACCGCATCGCGGAGCTGGAGCGCGCGCTGCAGGTGGTGGAGACCGAGTCCGGCAGGGCGCGCGTGGAGCTCGAGCTGGAGCGCGCCAGGAAGAAGGCGGCCGGGGAGgtagagggggaggaggaggaggaccctgccGCCTCGCGGCCCGGCGTCACGGTGGTGCGGCTCCAGTACGGCGAGGTCGCCGAGGCGACCACCGTCTTCATGCTGCCGGTGCTCAGGGAGACGGACGGCGTCGCGGCCATGGAGTCGGCGCCCAGGCGGACCAAGACGGACGTGGACCTTGGCATTGTGGAGGTAGACAAGGCGTGGGCGCGGTGGGCTGTGGTGCCCGGGTGGGGCGCCGTGGCCGAGGCAGCGGACGACGCCGTCGTCATCGAGCTGGCCGACGGCCGGAGGCTGCCGTGGCGGACGGCCGATGAGGAGCCAGTGCTGGTCATTGCCAACCGGAGCAAGAAGGAGGTCGTGGAGCAGGGGATATACATCTTCGAGAAGGAAGGCCGGCTTGTGGTGGAGAGGGGGAAGAAGCTGGCTGAGCAGGGCATAGCTGCGGCGGCGGCCGAGGTGGTTATCGTCGTCCGGCCGCCCAAGGACGAGGACGGCATGATGAGCGACGAGGAGTGGGACTGA
- the LOC136494213 gene encoding protein ALP1-like: protein MSEENDNLDGSQNPLNSLDEFLAEGQIIDDVLNEATVVIQSTIEGLQKQASDHRYNPRKHIKRPREEAHQKLENDYFSENPLYPYNIFRRRFRMSRPLFQRIVDALGHWSDYFTQRVDAVNQQGLSPLQKCTAAIRQLATGSCADELDEYLKIGETTAMEALKNFVKGVREVFGERYLRRPTMEDTERLLKLGEKRGFPGMFGSIDCMHWQWERCPNAWKGQFTRGDQKVPTLILEAVASHDLWIWHVFFGVAGSNNDINVLNQSTVFINELKGQAPRVQYMVNGNQHNIGYFLADGIYPEWAVFVKSIRLPITEKEKKYAEEQEGARKHIERAFGVLQRRFCILKRPARLYDRAVLRDVVLACIILHNMIVEDEKEPDIIEENLDLNVPPSSSTVQEPEFSPDQDVPLERALEKDTTIRDRSAHRRLKDDLVEHIWNKFVGRAHTSGTL, encoded by the coding sequence ATGTCTGAGGAAAATGACAACCTTGATGGAAGTCAAAATCCTCTAAACTcgttggatgagttccttgctgaGGGTCAGATCATAGATGATGTTCTCAATGAAGCCACGGTGGTCATACAGTCCACCATCGAAGGTCTTCAAAAACAGGCTTCTGACCATCGATACAATCCGAGGAAGCACATCAAGAGGCCACGAGAGGAAGCACATCAAAAACTAGAGAATGATTATTTCTCAGAAAATCCTCTTTACCCTTACAATATTTTTCGTCGAAGATTTCGTATGTCTAGGCCACTTTTTCAACGCATCGTTGATGCCTTGGGCCATTGGTCTGATTATTTTACTCAGAGGGTCGATGCTGTTAATCAGCAAGGGCTCAGTCCACTACAGAAGTGTACTGCAGCTATTCGCCAATTGGCTACTGGTAGTTGTGCAGATGAACTAGATGAGTACTTGAAGATAGGAGAGACTACTGCAATGGAGGCGTTGAAGAATTTTGTCAAAGGTGTTAGAGAAGTATTTGGTGAGAGATATCTGAGGCGCCCTACTATGGAAGATACTGAACGTCTACTCAAACTTGGTGAGAAACGAGGTTTTCCTGGAATGTTTGGCAGCATTGACTGCATGCATTGGCAATGGGAAAGAtgcccaaatgcatggaagggtcAGTTCACTCGGGGTGATCAGAAAGTGCCGACGTTGATTcttgaagctgtggcatcacatgATCTTTGGATTTGGCATGTGTTCTTTGGAGTAGCGGGTTCTAACAATGATATTAATGTTTTGAATCAGTCTACTGTATTTATCAATGAGCTAAAAGGACAAGCTCCTAGAGTTCAGTACATGGTAAATGGGAATCAACACAACATTGGGTATTTTCTTGCTGATGGAATATACCCTGAATGGGCAGTCTTTGTTAAGTCAATACGACTCCCTATcactgagaaggagaagaagtatgcagaagaacaagaaggggcaaGAAAGCATATCGAGAGAGCCTTTGGTGTATTGCAGCGTCGATTTTGCATCTTAAAACGACCAGCTCGTCTATATGACCGTGCTGTACTCCGTGATGTCGTGCTAGCTTGCATCATACTTCACAATATGATagttgaagatgagaaggaaccaGACATTATTGAAGAAAATCTAGATCTAAATGTGCCTCCTAGTTCATCAACCGTTCAAGAACCGGAATTCTCTCCGGATCAAGATGTTCCGTTAGAGAGAGCTTTAGAAAAAGATACTACTATTCGAGATCGATCGGCTCATCGCCGACTTAAGGATGATTTGGTAGAACATATTTGGAATAAGTTTGTTGGTCGTGCACATACATCTGGTACTTTGTGA
- the LOC136494215 gene encoding stem-specific protein TSJT1-like: MLAIFQKQVAHAPQELNSPRSGGASSNNKPRNPDEILRDFHAAHPTDAFSTSFGGGAALACVGPTSASASSGGYQRMFCGLDDIYCVFLGRLDNLSGLIRQYGLCGRSTNEALLVIEAYRTLRDRGPYPADQVVKDLAGAFAFVVFDNRSGAVFAALGGNDGGDSVPLYWGVAADGSAVISDDRDVVKRGCGKSYAPFPAGCMFHSEGGLKSFEHPMNRLKAMPRVDSEGAMCGATFKVDTFTKINSMPRVGSATNWAAAWDDAI; the protein is encoded by the coding sequence ATGCTGGCCATCTTCCAGAAGCAGGTGGCGCACGCGCCGCAGGAGCTCAACAGCCCCCGGAGCGGCGGCGCGTCGTCCAACAACAAGCCCCGGAACCCCGACGAGATCCTGCGCGACTTCCACGCCGCGCACCCTACCGACGCCTtctccacctccttcggcggcggcgccgcgctCGCCTGCGTCGgccccacctccgcctccgcctcctccggCGGCTACCAGCGGATGTTCTGCGGCCTGGACGACATCTACTGCGTCTTCCTGGGGCGGCTCGACAACCTGAGCGGCCTGATCCGGCAGTACGGCCTGTGCGGGCGGTCCACCAACGAGGCGCTGCTGGTCATCGAGGCCTACCGCACGCTGCGCGACCGCGGGCCGTACCCGGCCGACCAGGTCGTCAAGGACCTTGCCGGCGCCTTCGCCTTCGTCGTCTTCGACAACCGCTCCGGCGCCGTGTTCGCCGCGCTGGGCGGGAACGACGGTGGCGACTCCGTGCCGCTGTACTGGGGCGTGGCGGCGGACGGGTCCGCGGTCATCAGCGACGACCGCGACGTGGTGAAGCGCGGGTGCGGCAAGTCGTACGCGCCCTTCCCCGCGGGCTGCATGTTCCACAGCGAGGGCGGGCTCAAGAGCTTCGAGCACCCCATGAACAGGCTCAAGGCCATGCCACGCGTCGACAGCGAGGGCGCCATGTGCGGCGCCACCTTCAAGGTCGATACCTTCACCAAGATCAACTCCATGCCGCGCGTCGGCAGCGCCACCAACTGGGCCGCCGCCTGGGACGACGCCATCTAG
- the LOC136492546 gene encoding uncharacterized protein, which produces MKDSGKLLLTEEEWAARRNSRKASSSRGGDGKRRGKASSEKKKKVDPNVCRCCRKTDHWAKECSNPTFCALHDVEAKEKGDVMVLKGPEKALKAINLDKPHAPVHLGHVGSGQVQRWYLDSGASNHMMGSKAAFSELDDDMTGTVKFDDGSRVAIRGHVTSGARTLRSCIISISQLDERGSEVLIKDGVLRIRDQEQRLLAKVKRSRNQLYLLDLKVEQPVCLVMWHIEEPWL; this is translated from the exons ATgaaggacagcggcaagctgctcctgacagaggaggagtgggctgctcggaggaactctagaaaagcctcctccagccgcggtggcgatggcaagcgccgtggcaaggcttcttcagagaagaagaagaaagtcgaCCCCAACGTCTGCCGGTGCTGTAGGAAGACggaccattgggcaaaggagtgctcAAATC cgacgttctgtgcactgcacgacgttgaggccaaaGAGAAGGGAGATGTGATGGTGCTGAAAGGGCCTGAGAAGGCTCTGAAGGCTATCAACCTCGACAAACCGCACGCCCCAGTCCATCTCGGACATGTGGGTAGCGGACAGgtgcagcggtggtacctggactctggcgctagcaaccacatgatgggctccaaggcagccttctccgagctcgatgaCGACAtgaccggtacggtgaagttcgatgacggctcaagggtggcgatccgagggcacgtcacttcaggtgccagaacg ctgcgttcatGCATCATCAGCATTAGCCAgctagatgagcgcggtagcgaggtactgatcaaggacggtgtcctcaggatcagggaccaggagcagCGCCTCCTTGcgaaggtgaagaggtcccgaaACCAATTGTActtgctcgacttgaaggtggagcagccggtgtgcctggtaaTGTGGCACATCGAGGAGCCGTGGTTGTGA
- the LOC136494212 gene encoding rubisco accumulation factor 1, chloroplastic-like isoform X1 — protein MLSLSHPHPAASTTAPRRQRTPRAVAAATAVWRRRRASHIAASAILLPGGGSTGGGGGPGDRRLPFTPPPMAPPGQLYQPFHPPPSPLPPSLRNLDLTQRLQILRDRMGLWHEYAPLISSLSRDGFNPSSIQEATGISGVEQNCLVVASQVRDSLLDDKVAAFPPDLLPYFDSYGGPDLLYELRFLNARQRADAARHAIDYRLEPKGVRELARAMKSFPRWRGEEGWEAFGRDSPADCLAYARFRQSREAIDVEDRIAELERALQVVETESGRARVELELERARKKAAGEVEGEEEEDPAASRPGVTVVRLQYGEVAEATTVFMLPVLRETDGVAAMESAPRRTKTDVDLGIVEVDKAWARWAVVPGWGAVAEAADDAVVIELADGRRLPWRTADEEPVLVIANRSKKEVVEQGIYIFEKEGRLVVERGKKLAEQGIAAAAAEVVIVVRPPKDEDGMMSDEEWD, from the coding sequence ATGCTGTCACTCTCCCATCCCCACCCCGCCGCGTCCACCACCGCGCCGCGCCGCCAGCGCACGccccgcgccgtcgccgccgctacTGCCGTGTGGCGCCGCCGTCGCGCCAGCCACATCGCCGCGAGCGCCATCCTGCTTCCGGGAGGCGGCAGcaccggcggcgggggcgggcCGGGCGACCGGAGGCTCCCCTTCACGCCGCCCCCCATGGCGCCGCCGGGCCAGCTCTACCAGCCGTTCCACCCGCCGCCGTCCCCTCTGCCGCCCAGCCTCCGCAACCTCGACCTCACCCAGCGCCTCCAGATCCTCCGCGACAGGATGGGCCTGTGGCACGAGTACGCGCCCCTCATCTCCTCGCTCTCCCGGGACGGCTTCAACCCGTCCTCCATCCAGGAGGCCACGGGCATCTCGGGCGTCGAGCAGAACTGCCTCGTCGTCGCGTCCCAGGTCCGCGACTCGCTCCTCGACGACAAGGTCGCCGCGTTCCCGCCCGATCTGCTCCCGTACTTCGACTCCTACGGCGGGCCCGACCTCCTGTACGAGCTCCGCTTCCTGAACGCGCGCCAGCGCGCCGACGCCGCCAGGCACGCCATCGACTACAGGCTCGAGCCCAAGGGCGTGCGGGAGCTGGCTCGCGCCATGAAGAGCTTCCCGCGCTGGCGCGGGGAGGAAGGCTGGGAGGCCTTCGGGAGGGACTCCCCCGCCGACTGCCTCGCCTACGCGCGGTTCCGCCAGTCGCGGGAGGCCATCGACGTGGAGGACCGCATCGCGGAGCTGGAGCGCGCGCTGCAGGTGGTGGAGACCGAGTCCGGCAGGGCGCGCGTGGAGCTCGAGCTGGAGCGCGCCAGGAAGAAGGCGGCCGGGGAGgtagagggggaggaggaggaggaccctgccGCCTCGCGGCCCGGCGTCACGGTGGTGCGGCTCCAGTACGGCGAGGTCGCCGAGGCGACCACCGTCTTCATGCTGCCGGTGCTCAGGGAGACGGACGGCGTCGCGGCCATGGAGTCGGCGCCCAGGCGGACCAAGACGGACGTGGACCTTGGCATTGTGGAGGTAGACAAGGCGTGGGCGCGGTGGGCTGTGGTGCCCGGGTGGGGCGCCGTGGCCGAGGCAGCGGACGACGCCGTCGTCATCGAGCTGGCCGACGGCCGGAGGCTGCCGTGGCGGACGGCCGATGAGGAGCCAGTGCTGGTCATTGCCAACCGGAGCAAGAAGGAGGTCGTGGAGCAGGGGATATACATCTTCGAGAAGGAAGGCCGGCTTGTGGTGGAGAGGGGGAAGAAGCTGGCTGAGCAGGGCATAGCTGCGGCGGCGGCCGAGGTGGTTATCGTCGTCCGGCCGCCCAAGGACGAGGACGGCATGATGAGCGACGAGGAGTGGGACTGA